The nucleotide window CCGAGATATCCCCCAATCAAGCCGCCTACAAAGGTGCCAATCACCGGCAACACCGCCGTACCGATCGCCGCTCCAGCGGCGGCACCGGTCAGCGTGCCTGCCAACCCACCCGCCGCCGCGCCGTAGCCTTCAGCCTTCTCGTCCTGCGTTTCTGCGTTCTGGTAGGTGTCATAGGCCTTGAACCCGGCGTCAGCGACAGCGAACACCGCCGCCCCCTTCACGACGTTGCCGACACCTCGACCCATGCTGCCACCCCGGCCTCCCTTGCCACCACCCTTGCCTTTCTTGCCCTTCTTGTCGTCGCCGGCATCGAGGTCGCCGCCATCCAGCCCGCCGGCACCACCGGCCGGCAGGTTGGTCACAATCACCTTTTGCGGAATGTTCGGATTGCCCATCAGTGAGCCGCGGCCGATATTCATCAGCCCCTTGGCCATCTTGAAGCCACTCACCGCCGCCGACAGACCGATCAAGCCGGCAGTGGCCAGACCGATGCCTGTTACCAGCCGGGGCGATTCGTCCGCCAGCTTCGCCAGCCCGCCAGCCACGGACGTGATGCCGCCAACCACCGCATCCGTCACCGGCCGCATGGCATCGCCAATGGCACGCATGGAATCATCAAGGCCTTGCACCATCTCGGCCTGTTTCTGCGCCGAGGATTCCCGACGCTCAGCCAGGTTCTTGTCCAGAATCCCGGTCGCGCTGGCCGACTCCTTTTTCAGCTTGTCGTACAGATCCTTGTTCTGCATGTACGCGGTCAAGGCGCCCTTGACCTGCATGTCGGCGAACAGGTCGCCGGTACGCAGCGCCGATTCAAGGGAGGCGATCATGGCCTTGGCTTTCTCCGGATCAGACTCCTTGCTGATCGCGGCCGTGGCTTTCGCCATTTCGGCGGCCTTCTTCGGGTCGGTCGCCTCGATGTACTTTTGGGCCAGCGCAAAGCTGGATTCCAAGGTGGACTTGCCATTCTGCAGGCCGGTGTTCATCGATCCCTGATAGTCGATGCCGGCCTTCTTGTACGCCTCGACGGTGTCACCGGAGCCGATTTTCTCCATCCAGTTCTTGAGGTTGTTGGCCGCTTCATCCGAACCGCCGGCGGTCTTCATCTGCACCTGAAGCATCGACCCCAGTTGCGTCACCGAGTCCATGCCGGTAATGCCCAGCTTGCCCATGCCCGCCAGCAGCTCAGGGAACCAGCGCGCCATGTCGGCCGCCTCAAAGCTGCCCGCCTGCCCTTGGTAGGCGATCGCCTCCAGTGCCTTTTGCATGACCACGGGGTCGGTGATCTTGGCGTTCTGCCCCAGGGCGTTGATCATCTTGGCGGTTTCGGTGCCGTCCGATCCCTGCCCGACGGAGAACTTGGCCGCCGTTGGGGCATAGGCCAGCGCCTTGTCCAGCTCCATGCCGGCGCCCACCAGGGCGTTCACCACCTCGGCCACCTGATTGCGCGCCATGCCGGTGTCGCGTGACGTGTCGATCACGGTCTTGGACAGCGTCGCCTCTTCGGGCGTGTTTGCAATGTTGGCCTTGATCGCAATGTCACGAATGATCGCGCCATAGTCCGCGCTGATCTTCGCCGGTATGACCATGGCCGCCGTGGCCGCCGTGGCTTGGCCGATGCTGCTTTTCATCTGCTGCTTGCCGGCGTCGAGCTGCATGTGGCCCTTGGCTTTCAGCTCGGCCGCGCGCGCCGTGTTGCCCATCTGGGTGTAAGCCTTGCCCAGATTGCGTACCTCGACGCCCTGCTTCTTCAGGGCGGCCAGATTGGCCTCCAGTCGCGTGCGCAACTTGTCGGCGCCCTTCTCGCCCTCCCTGTGCGCCTTCAGCCACTCTTCACGCAGGCGCATGGTTTCGCCGATAGACTTTTCCAGCACCCGGGCTTTTTTCCCGGTTTCTTCCAGCTTCTTGATGCGGCTGGAAACGTCCTTGAAGGCCGCCCCCACCGTGGAACTGACGGCGCCGCCAATAACCAGCCCGAGCGCAAGTTTATTGCTCATGTGCGTGCCCTATTCGTCGAGTCGAAAGTGGCTCAATCCGTGAGCCACCACAGCATCCGATCAAAGCTCATGGCCTCGATCTCGGCGGCAGAGAAACCTGTCTCTCTCGCCAAGCGCTTGGCCGCGATCCTTTGCGTTTCGGCGTTAAAGTTCGTCCTCTTCGACCAGGCGAAAATAGCCCGCCTGCAAGCGGTTGTAATTGCGCAGACTGAGCGCCGCAATCTCCGGTTCGGTCGCCATCAACAGGCTGCACAACATGTTGATTTCGATCTGCTCGTAGTCGCCCTTCGCCGTCGCATTGGCGGCGCGCTGGTCGCGTACCGTCGGCGCGCGCATGGTCAGCTTGTCCACCTTGACGCCACCAATCTCGACGGCGCCCACCATGCTGATTACTGCACTCTCGTCGCTGACAGCCAGCCACTTCGGGGTCTTTTTGCTTGCATTTTCTTGAGTCATTTTCTGAGTCCTTAGAGGCCGAGGGCCGAACGTTCGGCGGCCAACTGGTCAACGCCATCGACAACCATGATCATGTTGAGCGGATCGATCTCGTACATCACACGCCCGTCGATTTCGAGCTTGTAGTAGGTGATCTTTACCCCGTGCTTGATTTCGCCAACGGTGGCGGGCTTCCAGTCGCCCATATCCACCTCTTTCACGCCACCGCGCAGGGTGACAATCACCGGCACCACACGGCCTTTCAGATCCGCAAACGCACCACGGAACACCAGACTGGTCGCCGTCTGGTCAGCCAGACCAAAGAACTTCAGCGACTCGCGGCGCACGCCGTTGGTGGTAAATGCTGACTCCAGCTTTTCCATGCCCACGGCGAATTCGATCGGGGCGAACATGCCGCCGCCCTGATAGTCCTCGACTTTTTGGGTCAGCTTGGGCAGCGACAGGGTCGGCACGTCGCCGGAGAAACTGACGCCGTCCACAAACAGGTTCATGTTCTTAAGAACTTGAGGAATCATCGGTTAGCCCCCTTAGGCTTCAAGCACTTCGGTCAGCCACTCGTTGGTGACCTCGATCAGGAAATTCGGGTTTTCGGCCGGCGGCACGTCGGTGAAGCGGATACGCCAATACACCTTGCCCTGCTCGATCTGGCTGGCCGTGTTCATTTCGGTGTCCGGATAGACTTCGAAGTTGATGATCGCGCCGGCGTTCTTCTGGTCGCGCATGAACGCCTGAAGGCCTTCGGTGACGTCCTTGACGTAGGTCTTGGTGATCGAGCGGTCGACTGCCCACTTGTGGCCCGCCTGAATCGCATCCATGAGGATGTCGCAGGTACGCACGCGGGTGACGAACGCCCATTTCGGATCGCTGGACAGCGTGCGGTTGCCCCACAGACGGAAACCGCCGTCGCGAATGATCGTGGTGATGTTCGCGTTGTTCAGCAGGTTGGCCCGGCATGTTTCGTCACCGTCCAGGTACTCGATCGGGCGAGTGGTGCCGGTGATGCCGACAAACTCCTTGTTCGACGGCGACGCCCAATAGCCGTAAGTCGCATCCGTCCAGGCAAACAGACCCGCCGTCCACGCCGAACCCGGTGCGTCGATCGTCGCGCTCTCGATGGTGTCCCAGAACTGCACCCCCGGATCGACCAGAAACAGCCGCTTGCTGCCGAAGTTCAAGGCATAGGCCATGGCGGCCTCATCGGTGGTATTCGGCCCGTCGATGATCGCCATCGCGCGCAGCTTTGCGGCCAGCGCATCCATCGCGGTCGCCACCGCCTGGGTCGCCGAATGCCCCGGGGCGATCAGCAGCTTGGGCTGGGCGTTGTGCTTGCTCTTGCCGTCCAGCAGCGCCTGAAGGCCGGTACGCTGGCCATCGGCGAGAACGCCACCGATGATGGCCGAGGTTTGCAGCGCAGCGTCCTCGAGCTTGGGCACGCCGACAGCGACGATCACCGCCTTGGCCCGCACGTAGATTGCAGCCGCCGCCTTGGCGATGGCCGAGCCTGCACCGAACGCCGCGATGGCTTCGCGCTCGGAGGTGATCAGCTTCAGCTCGCCGGCCTTGGCCGTGCCGCCGCCGAGAATACCGGGGATGAAGGTGTCGCACAGACCAATGATCGAGGACGACGGCAGCGAGATAGTGCGCGCACCGGTTTCGATCAGCGTGGTCGTGACGCCGTGAAAAAAACCACTCATAAGGGTCAATCTCCAGAAACGAAAAAGCCCCGCATAAGCGAGGCTGTGAGGGTGTTCGTGTTACGCGTAACGGAAAAGAAAACGCCCCGTCAGTGCGGGGCGTCAGGGGACAATGATTGTTGCGAGCCAGTCCGGCGCGACGGGCCGGCCCGCACTCTCGGGAAACGCTGAACCTTCGGGCCAGTCGCGCAACTGCTTGCGGTACACAAGCAACGCCGAAAACTGCTCAGTTGCCAGCGTCGTCGCCTCGCCCATGTCCTGTTCATCACGATGCCGGGCGACCAGCCATTCATTACCCGCCAGTTCACTGTCACGCCAAAACCGCTCGCTGGCGGCCAGGGCCTCCGCAGAAAGGCCCGCAGGAGGCGAAAAGGTGCCGCTACTAAATGTCCAACCCAGCCCGACAGCCGCCGGGCAGGCCTTCCAGACCCATGACGCGTGATAGCGACCCGCCGGATCAATGTCGGTCACCTCAATGACGCGACCGCTTTCAATATGTGCCCACATACTCACCACCTTATGCTGACGGAGCCGGCCGCACCGGCACCAGAAAGACCGCCGTTGTCCATCCGCCCCCCACCGCCACCGCCCGGACCTTGGCCACTTCTGAGCGGGGACTGACCGACACCAGCCGCGTCGACCGCTGCGCCGGCGCCACCTGGCCCGCCACCGCTGCCCGGAAAACCATACGATGTCGCATTTACCCGGCCGCCGGATTGACCATCGCCCAAGCCCCAATTTTGATCCCCACCCGTGCCCACGCCACTTTTACCACCGCCACCGCTGGAGTCACCGCCACCGCCCCCAGTGGCCGACATGAAGCCGCCGAATGAGGAACCGCCACCGGCAAGGCCCGGACCGCCACTCACGCTGTAGGAAACTCCCGCGCCGCCAGCGCCGACCGTGATCGTAATGACGGCACCCGGCACCAGCGTCACCAAGCCTTCAGCCACCCCGCCACCGCCACCGCCCGGACCGAAGAGCTGGCTGTTGCGCCCACTCCCCCCCGCCCCTTTGACGATCGCGTATCCCTTTGTCACACCCGCCGGAACCGTCCACGTATAGACCCCCGCTACAGCCCAGGAAAGAAACCCCCGGTAGGGCAAATCGGCAATCGCGGCGCGCGTCGCGTCAGTCGGATGAACGTGATCAGAGCGTGCCACACGCTTCGACACGCCCGGCGCTGCCGCGCCATCAACCTTCGGGTTCTCGTCAGACGCTTGACCCAGCACAAACTCGCAGGAAGCAATCTGTGGCGACCCGGTGTCCTTGGCGGCCGTCGGCGTCTCGGGAACACCGGTCAGTTTTGGCGATGCCAGCGGCGCAAACCCGAAGGTCACGTTTTGAAAGGTCAGCGCCGTGGTGCCCAGCACAATCACGGCGTCGGTGATTAACTGCCAGCGCGTATCGGCCAGCGTGACCCCTTGCTCGACGGACACCAGTAACGCCGAGGTCACTTCGGCATTGGTGTCAGCATCTAGAGCCCGCGACCAAGCACCCGCCGCCACCACATACAGGCCGTTGTCTTTGGCCGTTGTCTGGTTCTTCACCAGCACTCGATCACCGGCCACCACTGCGACCCCATCGACCGTCTGAAGACCTGACAGCACGATGTTCGCGGTAGTGGCCACGCGCACCGATTGTTTGCTGTCGAGCTTGTACAGTTCTTCCAGAATTCTGGAGTCGACGTATTCGCGCGTTGCCAGCACAACACTCGGATCGATTTTCAACTGAATGTTGGCGGTGCCATTGGTGATGATGTGCATCCGCACCACCTGGTTGCGGCCCGATCCCTGGGACAGCAACGGCTTATAGCTGGGAGCCGGGTTGGCCACGGCTGAAAACACGCCGTCCTTGTCTTCCAGCGCCAACTCTCGCATCCACCAGCCACCCACATCCGGTGGTAGAACCACCTCGGCGATCAGAATGTTCGAGTCCGTCGGTGACACACGCAGCTGATTGAGCTGGGCGCGATGCACCTGATGGATCAGCGCCGTCTGCGTGGGACTTGGAACTGGATCGGTGCCGTTTGCATCACCGATCAACAAATACTTGGGCTCCCACGGAATACCCAGCGCGTCGCAGTTGGTTTTCTTTGCCGCCCCTAGATTCGTGAGCATGCCGCCAAAAATAGTGTTCGTATCAACCATGGGGGTACACGTCCAATTCGTCGAGTATGTAATTGCTCACGCCGCTATAACCCTGAATCACCACGTCGATATCCGGGTTGCTCCATGGGTAAACATCGATCTCATCGCCGTCATAAACGGCGAAGCCAACGTAAGCGTCGCACCGGGTTTCAAGAATGATGTCCAGCCCTGTCAGGTGCCGACTCACAGGCTTGGCGTCGTCAATCAGGCGCTCAAGCTCCTGATACATTTCCTCGGTGATCCCGGTATCCAGCACGCCGACCTTCAGCGCAAAGGTGCCCGGCACCCCCTCAGGCACAGTCTTGAACCACTCGACAATCTCGATCAGATAGCCCAGCGGCTCGACCACCCGACGCAGCGCGCCGATCGTGCCCTTGTGCTTGTGGATGTAGAACGAGGCCTTGATGGCGGCGCGCTTGGTCGCTTCAGACCACCGATAATCCCAGCGGTCGACCGACCATGCCCACGCCAGATGCGGCAGCAGATGAACCGGACAGGTGTCGGGGTTGTACAGCGTGCGCAGCGGGACAATGGTGCGCTCATAGAAAGCCGCCTCAATCGCCCGCTCCAGTGGCGTGCTATTGCTCGGCAGCAGGCTTTTCATGTCGCCCCCGCCATCGTTACGCTGTAACCCGTGCAATAAGCCGCCTGCGCCTTCGTAGGCGCCAGATCAACCCAGCCGGGCAGCTCGACCCGCGAAACGCCGGCAACGTGCAACTGGGCGTCTACGGCCGACCGTGCCACCTCGACCCCCAGCCGTTTACGCGGATTGATCCACGCCGCCAGTCGCTTGATGGCCTCGGCCAGACTGGCATCCCCTTCAGGGCCGGCGCTGCTCATATGCAGAATCGCATC belongs to Pseudomonas sp. B21-015 and includes:
- a CDS encoding phage major tail tube protein encodes the protein MIPQVLKNMNLFVDGVSFSGDVPTLSLPKLTQKVEDYQGGGMFAPIEFAVGMEKLESAFTTNGVRRESLKFFGLADQTATSLVFRGAFADLKGRVVPVIVTLRGGVKEVDMGDWKPATVGEIKHGVKITYYKLEIDGRVMYEIDPLNMIMVVDGVDQLAAERSALGL
- a CDS encoding phage tail assembly protein — encoded protein: MTQENASKKTPKWLAVSDESAVISMVGAVEIGGVKVDKLTMRAPTVRDQRAANATAKGDYEQIEINMLCSLLMATEPEIAALSLRNYNRLQAGYFRLVEEDEL
- a CDS encoding phage tail protein I; translation: MKSLLPSNSTPLERAIEAAFYERTIVPLRTLYNPDTCPVHLLPHLAWAWSVDRWDYRWSEATKRAAIKASFYIHKHKGTIGALRRVVEPLGYLIEIVEWFKTVPEGVPGTFALKVGVLDTGITEEMYQELERLIDDAKPVSRHLTGLDIILETRCDAYVGFAVYDGDEIDVYPWSNPDIDVVIQGYSGVSNYILDELDVYPHG
- a CDS encoding phage tail sheath family protein; the protein is MSGFFHGVTTTLIETGARTISLPSSSIIGLCDTFIPGILGGGTAKAGELKLITSEREAIAAFGAGSAIAKAAAAIYVRAKAVIVAVGVPKLEDAALQTSAIIGGVLADGQRTGLQALLDGKSKHNAQPKLLIAPGHSATQAVATAMDALAAKLRAMAIIDGPNTTDEAAMAYALNFGSKRLFLVDPGVQFWDTIESATIDAPGSAWTAGLFAWTDATYGYWASPSNKEFVGITGTTRPIEYLDGDETCRANLLNNANITTIIRDGGFRLWGNRTLSSDPKWAFVTRVRTCDILMDAIQAGHKWAVDRSITKTYVKDVTEGLQAFMRDQKNAGAIINFEVYPDTEMNTASQIEQGKVYWRIRFTDVPPAENPNFLIEVTNEWLTEVLEA
- a CDS encoding phage tail protein, producing MLTNLGAAKKTNCDALGIPWEPKYLLIGDANGTDPVPSPTQTALIHQVHRAQLNQLRVSPTDSNILIAEVVLPPDVGGWWMRELALEDKDGVFSAVANPAPSYKPLLSQGSGRNQVVRMHIITNGTANIQLKIDPSVVLATREYVDSRILEELYKLDSKQSVRVATTANIVLSGLQTVDGVAVVAGDRVLVKNQTTAKDNGLYVVAAGAWSRALDADTNAEVTSALLVSVEQGVTLADTRWQLITDAVIVLGTTALTFQNVTFGFAPLASPKLTGVPETPTAAKDTGSPQIASCEFVLGQASDENPKVDGAAAPGVSKRVARSDHVHPTDATRAAIADLPYRGFLSWAVAGVYTWTVPAGVTKGYAIVKGAGGSGRNSQLFGPGGGGGGVAEGLVTLVPGAVITITVGAGGAGVSYSVSGGPGLAGGGSSFGGFMSATGGGGGDSSGGGGKSGVGTGGDQNWGLGDGQSGGRVNATSYGFPGSGGGPGGAGAAVDAAGVGQSPLRSGQGPGGGGGGRMDNGGLSGAGAAGSVSIRW
- a CDS encoding phage tail tape measure protein, yielding MSNKLALGLVIGGAVSSTVGAAFKDVSSRIKKLEETGKKARVLEKSIGETMRLREEWLKAHREGEKGADKLRTRLEANLAALKKQGVEVRNLGKAYTQMGNTARAAELKAKGHMQLDAGKQQMKSSIGQATAATAAMVIPAKISADYGAIIRDIAIKANIANTPEEATLSKTVIDTSRDTGMARNQVAEVVNALVGAGMELDKALAYAPTAAKFSVGQGSDGTETAKMINALGQNAKITDPVVMQKALEAIAYQGQAGSFEAADMARWFPELLAGMGKLGITGMDSVTQLGSMLQVQMKTAGGSDEAANNLKNWMEKIGSGDTVEAYKKAGIDYQGSMNTGLQNGKSTLESSFALAQKYIEATDPKKAAEMAKATAAISKESDPEKAKAMIASLESALRTGDLFADMQVKGALTAYMQNKDLYDKLKKESASATGILDKNLAERRESSAQKQAEMVQGLDDSMRAIGDAMRPVTDAVVGGITSVAGGLAKLADESPRLVTGIGLATAGLIGLSAAVSGFKMAKGLMNIGRGSLMGNPNIPQKVIVTNLPAGGAGGLDGGDLDAGDDKKGKKGKGGGKGGRGGSMGRGVGNVVKGAAVFAVADAGFKAYDTYQNAETQDEKAEGYGAAAGGLAGTLTGAAAGAAIGTAVLPVIGTFVGGLIGGYLGSQGGDALGGAIGKSMFGTPDELKRMPAAGPLMMSNAGKDIPPVMGDIAKSFTKPSGAAPLMMSLPGQTPAPAASAQIGDAGRSMLLPEASADAKAGPLAKPAPTAAPPANIEARVDIQAPFSLTVQGDVQDANALYNKLKPMLDQHYRDLAKQQENRKLFDAPHV
- a CDS encoding phage tail assembly chaperone; amino-acid sequence: MWAHIESGRVIEVTDIDPAGRYHASWVWKACPAAVGLGWTFSSGTFSPPAGLSAEALAASERFWRDSELAGNEWLVARHRDEQDMGEATTLATEQFSALLVYRKQLRDWPEGSAFPESAGRPVAPDWLATIIVP